From a single Miscanthus floridulus cultivar M001 chromosome 8, ASM1932011v1, whole genome shotgun sequence genomic region:
- the LOC136477509 gene encoding uncharacterized protein, translating into MVMEVTAASRAEVDTSRPFQSVREAVEVFGERRHGGGNGSSNGSSAPPAAASPSSVLLECLKKLEEDLAEAKGEVVELKQRQAQMEVAVSSLSVQFSKGLAVYSSLSKGKEVAVVVGEEEDSGGHGRVRSDRWDESRGEEWVAGLEYLPSLSEALAIKMVEDDLGDRRKERKVKKNSKNKTASVSRTKKHKSGRISLQLVGGMFCSKKAKSR; encoded by the coding sequence ATGGTGATGGAGGTAACCGCCGCGAGCCGAGCCGAGGTGGACACCTCCCGGCCGTTCCAGTCGGTCCGGGAGGCAGTGGAGGTGTTTGGCGAGcggcggcacggcggcggcaaCGGCAGCTCCAACGGGAGCAGCGCGCCCCCGGCGGCAGCCTCGCCATCGTCCGTGTTGCTGGAGTGCCTGAAGAAGCTGGAGGAAGACCTGGCGGAGGCCAAGGGCGAGGTGGTGGAGCTGAAGCAGAGGCAGGCCCAGATGGAGGTGGCCGTGTCCAGCCTCAGCGTGCAGTTCAGCAAGGGCCTGGCCGTCTACTCCAGCCTCAGCAAGGGCAAGGAGGTGGCCGTCGTCGTCGGAGAAGAGGAGGACagtggtggccatggccgtgTCCGCAGCGACCGGTGGGACGAGAGCCGGGGCGAGGAGTGGGTGGCGGGCCTCGAGTACCTGCCGAGCCTGTCGGAGGCGCTGGCAATCAAGATGGTCGAGGATGACCTGGGCgacaggaggaaggagaggaaggtgaagaagaacagcAAGAACAAGACTGCCAGTGTCAGCAGGACCAAGAAGCACAAGAGCGGCAGGATCTCATTGCAATTGGTTGGGGGCATGTTCTGCTCCAAGAAAGCCAAGTCCAGGTGA
- the LOC136477508 gene encoding phosphoinositide phosphatase SAC7-like produces the protein MDETTDASPSSKLHTRLRLWEFPDSYIFEPIDGLADLYLSVSRTSGTMNLVQDLPSRGPTTKHKVQTVYGVIGVLKLALGSYFVVVTDRDCVGSYFGHAIFKVTGLKVLPCNNAHNTTSAEQKKMESEFSELLDAAERTVGLHFSYDINLTLSAQRLHDLGDEYRALPLWRQAEPRFLWNAYLLEPLIENKLNQYLLPVIQGSFQNIQAEVGSEKANVTLIARRCTRRIGTRMWRRGADAEGYAANFVESEQIMQSKGFTASYVQVRGSMPFLWEQIVDLTYKPSFDIVRQEEAPRVLERHFHDLQKKYGAVLAVDLVNTGGGEGRLRERYAKSIEPILSEDIRYVHFDFHRVCGHIHFERLSQLYDQIKDYLQKHKYFLVNDKGEKIEEQTGTVRTNCIDCLDRTNVTQSMIGRKFLESQLQRIGVFGAGDTISKHPAFDTNYKILWANHGDAISIQYSGTPALKGDFVRYGKRTTQGILNDLRNALGRYYFNNFVDGTKQDAMDLLQGHYMTSVSRDMAVPSKAGLLESYASFRLAFALVMGALMFMMMSLRQARNDVRHLLLSLLWAGLCIGITHFVRANGRTFTNRPRFHKSRH, from the exons atggatgagacAACTGATGCAAGCCCTTCGTCAAAACTCCATACAAGACTGAGACTCTGGGAGTTTCCTGACTCTTATATATTTGAACCAATTGATGGCCTTGCTGACTTGTACTTGTCAGTTAGCCGGACCAGTGGAACAATGAATCTAGTTCAAGACTTGCCGTCACGTGGACCCACTACAAAACATAAAGTTCAAACAGTATATGGTGTGATAGGAGTGCTCAAACTTGCACTTGGATCATATTTTGTGGTGGTCACGGATCGTGATTGTGTGGGATCCTACTTTGGACACGCAATTTTTAAAGTGACAGGGCTAAAAGTTCTTCCCTGCAATAATGCACATAACACCACCTCTGCTGAACAG AAAAAAATGGAATCAGAATTCTCGGAACTCCTGGATGCTGCAGAGAGGACTGTTGGCCTTCACTTTTCCTACGATATCAACCTAACACTTTC TGCACAGAGGCTACATGATCTAGGCGATGAGTATAGAGCTCTTCCTCTTTGGAGACAG GCGGAACCAAGATTTCTATGGAACGCTTACTTGTTGGAACCTCTAATTGAGAACAAG CTGAACCAGTACTTATTGCCAGTAATTCAAGGCA GTTTTCAAAATATCCAAGCAGAAGTTGGGTCAGAGAAGGCAAATGTGACCCTGATTGCACGTAGGTGCACACGAAGGATAG GTACTCGAATGTGGAGACGAGGAGCTGATGCAGAGGGTTATGCTGCAAACTTCGTTGAATCAGAGCAGATAATGCAGTCAAAAGGGTTTACAGCATCCTATGTACAA GTTCGAGGCTCTATGCCATTCTTGTGGGAGCAGATTGTTGATTTGACATACAAACCTAGTTTTGACATTGTTAGACAAGAGGAGGCG CCTCGTGTACTTGAGAGGCACTTCCATGATTTGCAAAAGAAATATGGAGCTGTCTTAGCTGTTGATCTTGTCAATACA GGTGGCGGTGAGGGTCGCCTCCGTGAAAGATATGCAAAATCTATTGAACCTATTCTTAGTGAAGATATAAG ATATGTGCACTTCGACTTCCACCGAGTTTGTGGTCATATTCACTTTGAGCGCCTTTCTCAGCTGTATGATCAGATCAAGGACTATCTTCAGAAACATAA GTACTTCCTTGTAAATGATAAAGGAGAGAAAATTGAGGAGCAGACTGGCACTGTAAGAACAAATTGTATAGATTGTTTGGATCGCACCAATGTGACTCAG AGCATGATTGGGCGAAAATTTCTGGAAAGCCAACTTcaacgtataggagtttttggtGCTGGTGATACAATAAGCAAACATCCAGCCTTTGATACAAACTACAAAATTT TGTGGGCCAATCATGGAGATGCAATAAGCATTCAGTACTCTGGAACTCCTGCTCTGAAGGGAGATTTTGTTCG GTATGGGAAGCGAACTACTCAAGGAATTCTGAACGATTTGAGGAATGCACTTGGTAGATACTACTTTAATAACTTCGTTGATGGGACTAAGCAG GATGCCATGGATCTTCTTCAAGGACATTACATGACATCTGTTAGTCGAGACATGGCAGTGCCAAGCAAAGCAGGACTTCTGGAGAGTTATGCG TCCTTCCGCCTTGCTTTTGCATTGGTTATGGGAGCTCTAATGTTCATGATGATGTCACTAAGACAAG CCCGGAATGATGTTCGCCATTTGTTGCTGTCACTTCTGTGGGCTGGTCTTTGTATTGGCATCACACATTTTGTTCGAGCCAATGGTCGCACGTTCACTAACCGACCTAGGTTTCACAAGTCACGCCATTGA